Proteins encoded in a region of the Bacillus horti genome:
- a CDS encoding IclR family transcriptional regulator: MGEQTAVRSVERALDILLCFTDKTELSLTEISQRVGLNKSTVFRLLASLERKGFLQRNAENEKYRLGFRLWELSAHLSRVDDPAVMLLPEMERLRDVLDETISLYVRDGKERVRVQAVESKQTIRRVAPIGSRLPLSVGASSKILVAYADPETQKMILNELNWSSSKDKEEFMLQLLHIQQTGYATSIEEREVGTSAIAAPIRNGAGQLVAALAISGPVGRLTMEKMKEFAPIVLNFASRMGSMVK, from the coding sequence ATGGGAGAACAAACGGCAGTACGCTCTGTTGAAAGAGCATTGGATATACTACTATGTTTTACAGATAAAACAGAGCTGAGCCTAACAGAGATATCACAGCGGGTAGGGCTGAATAAAAGCACAGTTTTTCGTTTATTAGCATCCCTTGAACGTAAAGGCTTTCTACAACGAAACGCTGAGAATGAGAAGTATAGATTAGGATTTAGACTGTGGGAGCTGTCCGCACATTTATCAAGAGTGGATGACCCTGCGGTTATGCTCCTGCCTGAGATGGAGCGCTTGAGAGACGTACTTGATGAAACGATCAGCTTATATGTGAGAGACGGGAAAGAAAGAGTAAGGGTTCAGGCCGTTGAAAGTAAGCAAACGATTCGGAGGGTGGCCCCAATTGGGTCAAGGCTTCCTTTATCTGTAGGAGCATCAAGTAAAATTTTAGTTGCCTATGCAGATCCAGAGACTCAGAAAATGATTCTTAATGAGCTCAACTGGAGTTCCTCTAAGGATAAGGAGGAATTTATGCTTCAATTGCTTCATATCCAGCAAACAGGGTATGCTACAAGCATTGAGGAAAGAGAAGTAGGAACATCAGCCATTGCTGCTCCGATACGGAATGGTGCGGGTCAGCTAGTTGCTGCATTAGCTATTTCTGGCCCAGTTGGAAGACTTACCATGGAGAAAATGAAAGAGTTTGCTCCTATTGTCCTTAACTTTGCTTCGCGTATGGGGAGTATGGTTAAATAG
- a CDS encoding sugar ABC transporter substrate-binding protein, protein MRGRKSSFIAIAWVLLLSVFLGACGQGATGGTGDQSGGEAENGLQGKRIALIMQLNIGTFSAQYIDGVRDQVEKFGGELQVFNAEEDLARMASHLDSAITQQFDGILIDHGTPEALDPGIRKALEANIPVVVFDAAIDIEGVTLVEQGDLLLAEQTLEKLVEDNGTDANIVKIWVAGFAPMERRQVAYEEFQEKYPDVTELAAFGSATSNTALDTQSQMEAILRQYPNKGDITAVWAAWDEFAKGASRAIQQAGRDEIKVYGIDLSDEDLQMIQDPNNPWVASAAVDPSDIGRIQARLLYKKLNGDSDTPDRHILKPVMVTRDDLPEEPVTMSNLQEHVEEWGQSDDVYEDWMKELEEQVKGE, encoded by the coding sequence ATCAGAGGAAGAAAATCAAGCTTCATAGCCATAGCATGGGTTTTGCTACTTAGTGTATTTTTAGGTGCATGTGGTCAAGGGGCTACAGGTGGAACAGGAGATCAGTCAGGTGGAGAAGCAGAAAATGGACTTCAAGGAAAAAGGATTGCTTTAATTATGCAGCTTAACATCGGTACCTTCTCTGCACAATATATTGATGGAGTTAGGGATCAGGTGGAGAAATTTGGTGGAGAGCTACAGGTGTTCAACGCTGAGGAAGATTTAGCTCGGATGGCTTCCCATTTAGATTCAGCGATCACTCAACAATTCGATGGTATCTTAATTGACCATGGAACACCAGAAGCGCTAGATCCGGGTATCAGAAAAGCACTTGAAGCGAATATCCCGGTGGTAGTCTTTGATGCAGCTATAGATATTGAGGGTGTGACGCTAGTTGAACAAGGTGATCTACTACTTGCTGAGCAGACACTAGAGAAGCTAGTTGAGGACAATGGGACAGATGCTAATATCGTAAAAATTTGGGTGGCAGGCTTCGCCCCTATGGAGCGTCGTCAGGTAGCCTATGAAGAATTCCAAGAAAAGTATCCAGATGTAACAGAGCTAGCAGCTTTTGGTTCAGCAACATCAAATACAGCTCTTGATACACAGTCACAGATGGAGGCTATTCTAAGACAATATCCTAATAAGGGAGATATTACAGCTGTATGGGCAGCGTGGGATGAATTTGCCAAAGGAGCAAGCCGTGCTATTCAACAAGCGGGTAGAGATGAAATTAAAGTGTACGGAATTGATTTAAGTGATGAAGATCTACAAATGATTCAGGACCCGAACAATCCGTGGGTAGCGTCAGCGGCCGTTGATCCTTCCGATATCGGTCGAATCCAAGCACGTCTGTTGTATAAAAAGCTTAACGGAGACTCAGATACCCCAGATCGCCATATCCTCAAGCCAGTTATGGTAACAAGGGATGACCTTCCTGAAGAGCCTGTGACCATGAGTAACCTGCAAGAGCATGTAGAAGAATGGGGACAAAGTGATGATGTGTATGAGGATTGGATGAAAGAGCTAGAAGAACAAGTGAAGGGTGAGTAA
- a CDS encoding sugar ABC transporter ATP-binding protein, with amino-acid sequence MSHLLQMNKIIKNFSGVQVLKQVDLTLVGGEIHALLGANGAGKSTLIKILSGAYSLDDGEIILDGHEVSISSPQEAKELGIHTVYQEVDTALIPTLSVAENIFIDDYANLKSSFFVAWKDLYSRAEELLNRVGASISVKANISELSLSDKQLVLVARALAQEAKFVILDEPTAPLSVTESENLYRIMRQLKDSGVGVVFISHRLAEVFELSDRITVLRDGQNVSSESKSETSMNHVIEAMLGQALVEEFPKSSVSIGKRLFEAQGLADGGRVKKINLHVSEGEIVGIFGLVGAGKTETARLLFAADPAKYGELYLYESGKRRKLQLKQPIDAVQHGIVLVPEERRREGLITQETVRKNISLSTLKKWSKLGFIQQKVEKSTVEQIISSLGIKTNSMNQHVHDLSGGNQQKVVVGKWLLEEANVYIFDEPTKGIDVGAKRDMYQLIGDLANQGKGILYFSCEHNELIGIADRVLIMYEGQIVKELMREELTQEKLMYYASGGQESGNNQAG; translated from the coding sequence ATGTCTCACCTTCTTCAAATGAACAAGATCATCAAGAATTTCTCTGGCGTGCAGGTTTTAAAACAGGTGGACCTCACACTGGTAGGTGGAGAAATTCATGCCCTGTTAGGAGCAAATGGAGCGGGAAAAAGTACCTTGATTAAAATCCTTTCTGGAGCATATAGCCTTGATGATGGAGAGATTATACTGGACGGTCATGAGGTATCCATTTCTTCACCACAGGAAGCTAAGGAATTAGGAATTCATACGGTGTATCAGGAGGTGGATACGGCTTTAATCCCTACTTTATCAGTAGCAGAAAACATCTTTATTGACGATTATGCTAATCTAAAAAGTTCCTTCTTTGTAGCTTGGAAGGATCTATATAGTAGGGCGGAGGAACTCCTTAACAGGGTCGGAGCAAGTATTTCGGTAAAGGCAAACATATCAGAGCTTTCACTTTCCGATAAACAGCTTGTCCTTGTAGCACGTGCATTAGCCCAAGAGGCTAAGTTTGTTATTTTAGATGAACCAACAGCTCCTTTAAGTGTGACTGAATCAGAGAACTTATACAGGATTATGCGTCAGTTAAAGGATAGTGGGGTGGGAGTCGTTTTTATTTCACATCGTTTAGCCGAGGTGTTTGAGCTTAGTGACAGAATCACCGTTCTCAGGGATGGACAAAACGTATCTTCAGAATCAAAGTCAGAAACCTCAATGAATCACGTGATTGAGGCTATGCTAGGTCAAGCTTTAGTAGAGGAGTTCCCTAAGTCATCTGTTAGTATTGGGAAACGCTTATTTGAGGCACAAGGGTTAGCTGATGGTGGTCGAGTGAAGAAGATAAACCTTCATGTATCAGAAGGAGAAATCGTTGGTATCTTTGGTCTAGTAGGGGCAGGGAAGACCGAAACAGCTAGACTGCTATTTGCAGCAGATCCTGCGAAGTATGGAGAGCTTTATCTATATGAGTCTGGTAAAAGGAGAAAGCTCCAGCTTAAGCAGCCTATAGATGCTGTTCAGCATGGCATCGTCCTTGTGCCTGAAGAAAGGAGAAGGGAAGGGCTAATTACGCAAGAAACGGTGCGTAAGAACATCTCCTTATCCACGTTAAAAAAATGGTCTAAGCTTGGATTTATTCAACAAAAAGTAGAGAAAAGCACAGTTGAACAGATCATTTCAAGCCTAGGAATTAAGACGAACTCGATGAATCAGCATGTGCATGATTTAAGTGGGGGTAATCAGCAGAAGGTAGTCGTTGGCAAGTGGTTGCTTGAGGAGGCAAACGTATATATCTTTGATGAGCCAACAAAAGGAATTGATGTCGGAGCAAAAAGGGATATGTATCAGCTCATAGGTGATCTAGCTAATCAGGGAAAAGGAATTCTTTATTTTTCCTGTGAGCACAATGAGCTTATAGGTATTGCAGATCGCGTTCTTATTATGTATGAAGGGCAAATCGTTAAGGAGTTAATGAGAGAAGAATTAACTCAAGAGAAGCTAATGTATTATGCAAGTGGGGGGCAAGAGAGTGGAAACAATCAAGCGGGATGA
- a CDS encoding ABC transporter permease gives METIKRDDGQTRRSTDSTVKDTVFQFIFRYGTLLVTLFVLIYFSVTNPYFLTYSNITDILRSISIVTLVAIGVTFSLIVDGFDLSVGSTVSLTTVITASLMVWYEQSLLVILTVPILIGAIVGLLNAFFIIKIKIPDLLVTLAMLYIIRGIHLTYTKGYSVYTNMPLGGGVNAPGKFSDAFLWLGQGSLFSFTIGGQLISVPVPVVIMLVIVAVVHIYLNYTRQGRLLYITGGNQEAARLSGVRVNRYKTLAYVLSGICCGIAGILLTARIGTGQVDAGGSLLMDAVAAAFVGYSVFGAGKPNAIGTFVGAVLIGILLNGLTMLNLPYYAYDIIKGSVLLLALAITYYHMKQRNR, from the coding sequence GTGGAAACAATCAAGCGGGATGATGGACAAACAAGACGATCAACGGACTCTACTGTAAAGGACACAGTGTTCCAATTTATTTTCCGATATGGGACACTGCTTGTTACCCTCTTTGTATTGATTTATTTTAGCGTGACGAATCCATATTTTCTAACCTACTCAAATATTACGGATATCTTGCGTTCTATATCAATCGTTACTTTAGTAGCCATTGGCGTTACTTTTTCTCTAATAGTAGATGGGTTTGATTTATCTGTTGGTTCAACGGTATCTTTAACAACGGTAATAACAGCGTCATTGATGGTCTGGTACGAGCAGAGCTTATTGGTCATATTAACTGTTCCTATACTTATAGGAGCAATTGTGGGACTTTTAAACGCGTTTTTTATCATTAAAATCAAGATTCCAGATCTCTTGGTTACACTTGCCATGCTTTATATTATAAGAGGGATTCACTTGACGTATACGAAGGGGTATTCTGTGTATACTAACATGCCTTTAGGTGGAGGGGTAAATGCTCCAGGAAAGTTCTCAGATGCTTTTTTATGGCTAGGACAGGGCTCCCTATTTTCTTTTACAATAGGAGGTCAGTTAATTTCTGTCCCTGTTCCAGTTGTAATCATGCTCGTTATCGTTGCTGTCGTCCATATCTACTTAAATTACACGCGACAAGGGCGACTTTTGTATATTACGGGTGGTAATCAGGAAGCAGCAAGGCTATCAGGAGTGAGGGTGAATCGGTATAAAACCCTAGCATATGTACTATCAGGAATTTGCTGTGGAATTGCGGGTATTCTTCTAACGGCTAGGATCGGTACTGGACAGGTTGATGCAGGTGGGTCTCTACTCATGGATGCTGTTGCTGCCGCCTTTGTTGGATATTCGGTATTTGGTGCAGGAAAGCCTAACGCTATAGGTACATTTGTAGGAGCTGTATTAATTGGAATTCTATTAAATGGTCTAACCATGCTGAATCTACCCTATTATGCCTATGATATTATAAAGGGCTCGGTGCTTCTATTAGCTTTAGCAATAACGTATTATCATATGAAACAAAGGAACAGATAA
- a CDS encoding TraB/GumN family protein, giving the protein MRKTFTFLLTLLMVFSLATGAFAEAQPISVHLDDVELSFGSQGVVVENGISLAPARSFLEALELEFLWDQQSGELTIMNDGTTLTFKVDHPYVEMNGVTEALLAPVRSFEGETYVPIRYIGKAFGYEVEWVGSDKAVAIYSDLVTGPEPENEEPTRGLMWEVEHEGNTVYLVGSIHVGIESMYPINPAIEEAFASSDSLTLEIDLSKAADPETTQMMLEKSMYQDGTTLPDHISEEAYAELGEFLEEIGADPTDMDLFKPWYVATNIEMLQTFVAGYDTELGIDMHFVRHALEQDIPILELESLESQLAMFEDFSDELQEQLLRDTIRNFDASLTELDELANLWIEGNEDDLLAFIAEIEDNDEYNRGMLIDRNIPMTDQIAEYLQSGDGNTYFVVVGAGHMLGEYGIVTLLEEKGFTVVRR; this is encoded by the coding sequence ATGAGAAAAACATTTACATTCCTATTAACCTTACTTATGGTGTTTTCGCTTGCAACTGGAGCCTTTGCGGAAGCACAGCCTATTTCGGTTCACTTAGATGATGTAGAGCTAAGTTTTGGCAGTCAGGGAGTTGTAGTTGAAAACGGGATTTCCTTAGCTCCAGCTCGATCATTTTTGGAAGCTCTTGAGCTAGAGTTCTTATGGGATCAACAGTCAGGTGAATTAACAATTATGAATGATGGAACAACGTTAACCTTCAAAGTAGATCATCCTTACGTAGAAATGAATGGTGTAACAGAAGCGTTGCTTGCACCAGTTAGGTCTTTTGAGGGTGAAACGTACGTGCCCATTCGTTATATTGGAAAAGCCTTTGGCTACGAAGTTGAATGGGTTGGTTCAGATAAAGCTGTAGCTATTTATTCTGATTTAGTAACTGGTCCAGAGCCTGAAAATGAGGAACCAACCCGTGGTCTCATGTGGGAGGTTGAGCATGAAGGGAATACTGTTTATCTCGTAGGCTCTATTCATGTTGGAATCGAAAGCATGTATCCAATCAATCCTGCTATTGAAGAAGCGTTTGCTTCATCTGACAGTTTAACACTTGAGATTGATCTATCTAAAGCAGCAGATCCAGAGACTACACAAATGATGCTTGAAAAGAGCATGTATCAGGATGGAACGACACTACCAGATCATATCTCTGAGGAAGCCTATGCAGAGCTTGGTGAATTTTTAGAGGAGATTGGGGCAGACCCTACTGATATGGATCTATTCAAGCCTTGGTATGTGGCGACAAATATTGAAATGCTCCAAACTTTTGTTGCTGGATACGATACGGAACTAGGTATTGATATGCATTTTGTAAGACATGCGCTAGAGCAAGATATTCCGATATTAGAGCTTGAAAGCCTTGAAAGTCAATTAGCTATGTTTGAGGACTTTTCTGATGAGCTACAAGAGCAATTATTAAGAGATACGATTCGTAACTTTGATGCTAGCCTAACAGAGCTTGATGAATTAGCAAATCTTTGGATTGAAGGAAATGAAGATGATTTACTTGCCTTTATTGCAGAGATTGAAGACAATGATGAGTACAATAGAGGTATGTTGATAGATCGTAATATTCCAATGACTGATCAGATTGCCGAGTATCTACAATCTGGAGACGGAAACACTTACTTTGTGGTTGTTGGAGCGGGTCATATGCTTGGTGAATATGGGATTGTTACATTGCTAGAGGAGAAAGGATTTACTGTTGTAAGAAGATAA
- a CDS encoding DUF2277 domain-containing protein, translating into MCRNIRPLFNFEPETTSEEVEAAALQFVRKISGYNKPSKANEEAFNLAVQEVSLAAQKLLSSLVTNAEPRNREEEKEKAKARNAKRFGTA; encoded by the coding sequence ATGTGTAGAAACATTAGACCACTATTTAATTTTGAGCCTGAAACCACTTCGGAGGAAGTAGAAGCAGCAGCCCTACAATTTGTCCGTAAGATTTCTGGATATAACAAGCCTTCTAAAGCGAATGAAGAAGCTTTTAATTTGGCTGTCCAGGAAGTATCACTGGCTGCTCAAAAGCTCTTAAGCTCACTGGTCACTAATGCAGAGCCACGTAATCGTGAGGAAGAAAAAGAAAAGGCAAAAGCTCGAAATGCCAAGAGATTTGGGACGGCTTAA
- a CDS encoding Fe(3+) ABC transporter substrate-binding protein — MLAGCGTTSDGETTGTQQGDSQGTETESPSEASGEAEVEEAGEVNLYSARHYDIDAELYGMFEEQTGIKVNVVEGDAPELIERMKREGASTPADLFITVDGGILNTAKVADILQPIESDVIDAQVPADLRDVDSHWVGLSTRARVLVYAKDRVDPSELSTYEDLATEKWQGRVLARSSSNLYNLSLIASLVAINGEEETQEWANGIAANLARDPEGGDRDQAKAVVAGAGDVAIMNTYYIGRMTVSDDAEEVKVAESVGIFFPNQETTGTHINLSGVGLSKYSQNKENAIKLIEFLTDVEAQSIISQANFEYPVNTDAEWPEILESWGTFEHQKIDFAAYGENNPKAVEIANKAGWK, encoded by the coding sequence ATGCTTGCTGGATGTGGAACGACTAGCGACGGGGAAACAACTGGAACACAGCAAGGTGATAGTCAAGGCACTGAAACAGAAAGTCCTAGTGAAGCTTCAGGGGAAGCAGAAGTTGAAGAAGCTGGAGAGGTTAATCTTTACTCTGCGCGACATTACGACATTGATGCTGAGCTTTACGGCATGTTTGAGGAGCAAACAGGAATTAAAGTAAATGTAGTTGAGGGTGACGCTCCAGAGCTTATAGAACGTATGAAGCGTGAAGGAGCAAGTACACCAGCTGATCTATTCATCACGGTAGACGGTGGGATTTTAAATACGGCAAAAGTGGCCGATATTCTACAACCAATTGAATCAGATGTGATAGATGCTCAAGTGCCAGCCGATTTAAGAGATGTTGATAGCCATTGGGTTGGACTTTCAACTAGAGCAAGGGTGCTTGTTTACGCTAAAGATCGAGTGGATCCAAGTGAGTTATCTACATATGAGGATCTAGCGACTGAGAAATGGCAAGGAAGGGTGCTTGCACGCTCTTCATCTAATCTATACAACCTATCATTGATTGCATCCCTAGTTGCTATTAATGGAGAGGAAGAAACACAGGAATGGGCAAACGGAATAGCTGCTAATTTAGCTCGAGATCCAGAAGGTGGAGACCGTGACCAGGCTAAAGCTGTTGTAGCTGGAGCAGGAGACGTAGCTATTATGAATACGTACTATATTGGTCGGATGACTGTCTCTGATGATGCTGAGGAGGTAAAGGTTGCGGAAAGTGTAGGCATTTTCTTCCCAAATCAAGAGACGACAGGTACACATATTAATCTAAGTGGTGTGGGTTTAAGTAAATACAGTCAAAATAAAGAGAATGCTATTAAGCTAATTGAATTTTTAACGGATGTTGAAGCACAATCAATCATCTCGCAGGCAAACTTTGAGTATCCGGTAAATACAGATGCAGAGTGGCCAGAGATCCTAGAAAGCTGGGGAACTTTTGAGCATCAGAAGATAGATTTTGCAGCGTATGGTGAAAATAATCCGAAGGCTGTAGAAATTGCTAATAAAGCAGGCTGGAAATAA
- a CDS encoding ABC transporter permease gives MRGRTLIRNAKRQLNAWLVISLIGAAVILLPIAFVLFSLFRATNDNWAHVREYLLVDYVLGSLTLVMFTTVFATIIGVALAWLVVGYSFPLRRFFQWALILPLALPPYIVAFTYRTMTSYTGFIQSTLRNQFGIVIPPDTIEVMSTRGAIFVLTMCLFPYVFMITRTFLERQSASYIENASLLGKKNFNLFFRVVVPIARPAIIAGMMLVVFEVLSDYGVATYFGVQTVSTAIFQTWFGMYDVDSALRLAAWLMVIVIGIFVLERFLRRNRQFSATSSQGRPLTPRKLRGFAAAAAVGFCSLIFLLAFAIPVVQIMVWSTWTFDKVWTSAFFDLAANTVKGAAIATTLIVLISFITARVCRQMSSSFAYGLSRLMTAGYAIPGAIIAIGVLAVFIALDNWLSPVYASLGKGEGALVLSLSLVMLITGYVIRFMAPGYNAVEAGYEKIPRSFSEASRTLGRGATSTFFRIELPMLKGTVLAAFVLTFVEIVKELPLTMLLRPFNFETLATQTYKYAIDERIYEAALPSLLLISVSLVSIIIFNQIGQRKREKA, from the coding sequence GTGCGTGGAAGAACATTAATTAGAAACGCCAAGCGTCAGCTGAACGCCTGGCTAGTCATCAGCTTAATTGGGGCGGCAGTTATTCTGCTGCCTATTGCCTTTGTTTTGTTTAGTTTGTTTCGAGCAACTAATGATAATTGGGCTCATGTTAGAGAATATTTATTAGTTGATTATGTGCTTGGCTCATTAACACTAGTGATGTTCACAACTGTATTTGCTACCATCATTGGTGTAGCTCTTGCTTGGCTCGTAGTAGGGTATTCTTTTCCTTTAAGGCGTTTTTTTCAATGGGCTTTAATTCTCCCCTTAGCTTTACCGCCTTATATTGTGGCCTTTACGTACCGTACGATGACGAGCTATACCGGCTTTATTCAATCGACCCTGAGAAATCAGTTCGGTATTGTTATTCCACCTGATACCATCGAAGTGATGTCGACAAGGGGGGCCATCTTTGTCTTAACGATGTGTCTATTCCCGTATGTGTTTATGATTACCCGTACATTTTTAGAGAGACAAAGTGCTTCTTATATAGAAAATGCGAGCTTATTAGGCAAAAAGAACTTCAATTTGTTCTTCCGTGTGGTAGTACCTATTGCTCGACCAGCTATTATCGCTGGAATGATGCTTGTTGTATTTGAGGTATTAAGTGATTACGGGGTGGCTACGTACTTTGGAGTACAAACCGTATCAACAGCCATTTTTCAAACGTGGTTTGGTATGTATGACGTAGACTCTGCTCTACGATTAGCCGCTTGGCTGATGGTCATTGTGATAGGAATTTTTGTGTTAGAGAGATTTCTAAGAAGGAACCGCCAGTTTTCAGCAACGAGTAGTCAGGGAAGACCACTTACTCCTCGTAAACTCCGTGGTTTTGCTGCCGCTGCCGCAGTAGGGTTTTGCTCACTGATTTTTCTACTTGCCTTTGCTATACCCGTTGTCCAAATTATGGTCTGGAGTACATGGACCTTCGATAAGGTTTGGACTAGTGCATTTTTTGATCTTGCTGCTAATACGGTTAAAGGTGCAGCTATTGCTACCACGTTGATCGTTCTCATATCATTCATAACCGCAAGAGTTTGCCGTCAGATGTCTTCGTCCTTTGCTTACGGACTTTCTCGTTTAATGACAGCAGGCTATGCGATTCCGGGAGCAATTATAGCAATTGGTGTTCTAGCGGTTTTTATTGCCTTAGATAATTGGCTCTCGCCAGTCTACGCCAGCCTGGGCAAAGGAGAGGGAGCACTAGTTCTAAGCCTGTCCCTAGTCATGCTGATTACAGGGTATGTAATAAGATTTATGGCTCCAGGCTATAACGCTGTTGAAGCAGGATATGAGAAGATACCCCGCTCGTTCTCGGAGGCTTCTCGCACGCTAGGTAGGGGAGCTACTTCAACCTTTTTCAGAATTGAGTTACCTATGCTAAAAGGAACCGTATTGGCAGCCTTTGTCCTAACGTTTGTGGAGATTGTCAAGGAATTACCACTTACTATGCTTCTACGACCGTTTAATTTTGAAACGTTAGCTACACAAACATACAAGTATGCGATCGATGAAAGAATCTATGAGGCAGCCTTACCGTCTTTGTTATTAATTTCGGTTAGCCTCGTGTCCATTATTATTTTTAATCAAATTGGTCAAAGAAAGAGGGAGAAAGCATGA
- a CDS encoding ABC transporter ATP-binding protein: protein MTFVSIEQLTYRYTAQQDPVIDELSFTMEQKEIVGILGPSGSGKSTFLRLMAGLELPEKGSITIAGHTVVDENKFVDAEHRGVGMVFQDYALFPHLTVAKNIMFGLHQMNRTERHQRLKEMLELVQLSEFAQRYPYELSGGQQQRVALARALAPKPAILLMDEPFSNLDTNLKESIRKELRDILHKAGMTCILVSHDHEDIKAICGRTVQLESARVLQPS, encoded by the coding sequence ATGACGTTTGTTTCGATTGAACAGTTAACCTACCGCTATACAGCCCAACAAGATCCGGTTATTGATGAGCTTTCGTTTACCATGGAGCAAAAAGAAATTGTGGGGATTTTAGGGCCAAGTGGAAGTGGGAAAAGTACATTTTTACGTTTAATGGCAGGCTTAGAGCTTCCTGAGAAGGGAAGCATTACCATTGCTGGTCATACAGTAGTTGATGAAAACAAATTTGTTGATGCTGAGCACCGGGGAGTTGGCATGGTTTTTCAGGATTATGCACTATTCCCACACTTGACCGTAGCGAAGAATATTATGTTTGGTCTGCACCAAATGAATCGGACAGAACGTCATCAAAGACTAAAGGAGATGCTCGAGTTAGTTCAATTAAGTGAATTTGCTCAGCGTTATCCTTACGAGTTAAGCGGAGGACAACAGCAAAGGGTAGCATTAGCCAGGGCTCTTGCACCGAAGCCGGCCATTTTATTAATGGATGAACCATTTAGTAACCTAGACACTAATTTGAAGGAATCGATTAGGAAGGAACTGAGAGATATTCTTCATAAAGCAGGGATGACGTGTATTTTAGTTTCTCATGACCATGAGGATATTAAAGCGATTTGTGGTCGGACGGTTCAGCTTGAATCAGCTCGCGTTCTACAGCCTTCGTAG
- a CDS encoding GNAT family N-acetyltransferase has product MSKQTSEGVTLEKLEKGDAEQLVELAALVQWDYTLEDVHTILSSGTVFGHKTEQGKLLSSAALFPYGGGKHSFASLGMVIVHPDARGMGLGRKVTEACVAMAQGEPVVLVATKQGVPLYEKLGFKKVATLQKLLAESVGSPSAPILANMELPSIYQCRAYEEADFERVVEIDSAAFGATRETFLRVRIKQSRKAIVLINEQQDVVGFGLGIAVSQLLLIGPLVAPSDSTAELVMREIVKGHAGQVRIDVPEGHSSFITLLSSYGFQIANQPPVMLCHANELPKRNGCLYGIASQAFG; this is encoded by the coding sequence TTGAGTAAACAAACAAGCGAAGGAGTCACCTTAGAAAAATTAGAAAAAGGTGATGCTGAACAATTGGTAGAGCTTGCCGCATTAGTTCAATGGGATTATACATTAGAGGATGTACATACGATTTTAAGTTCTGGAACGGTCTTTGGGCATAAAACTGAACAAGGAAAGCTTTTATCAAGTGCTGCTCTTTTCCCTTATGGAGGAGGAAAGCACTCATTTGCTTCATTAGGTATGGTTATTGTCCATCCTGACGCTAGGGGAATGGGACTTGGTCGTAAGGTTACAGAGGCTTGTGTAGCTATGGCACAAGGAGAGCCAGTTGTTCTTGTGGCAACAAAACAGGGAGTTCCTTTATACGAGAAGCTAGGCTTCAAAAAGGTGGCGACTCTACAGAAGCTTCTAGCAGAATCAGTGGGATCTCCGTCTGCACCTATCTTAGCAAATATGGAATTACCGAGTATATATCAATGTAGAGCATATGAAGAAGCAGACTTTGAACGAGTTGTAGAGATAGATTCTGCTGCCTTCGGAGCGACTAGAGAGACGTTTCTTAGAGTGCGAATTAAGCAATCTAGAAAGGCGATAGTTCTTATTAATGAGCAGCAAGATGTGGTTGGTTTTGGGTTAGGAATAGCTGTCTCTCAATTGCTGCTTATTGGTCCGTTGGTAGCCCCATCCGACTCTACAGCAGAATTAGTAATGAGAGAGATAGTCAAAGGACATGCTGGACAGGTAAGAATCGACGTCCCTGAAGGTCATTCTAGTTTTATAACATTACTGAGTTCATATGGGTTCCAAATTGCTAATCAGCCACCAGTGATGCTTTGTCATGCTAATGAGTTACCTAAAAGAAATGGTTGTTTATATGGTATTGCTAGTCAAGCATTTGGGTAA
- a CDS encoding MerR family transcriptional regulator — protein sequence MKNELTIQEVAKRTGLTLHTLRYYERIGLMDPIKREANGHRSYNEDDLEWITILLHLRSTGMPISEMQRFANLVRDGHSTISERRELLEGHEQKLQLRLKEIKSTLKILDKKISHYRNLEQEEK from the coding sequence ATGAAAAATGAATTAACTATTCAAGAGGTGGCAAAAAGAACGGGTCTTACTCTACATACCTTAAGATATTACGAAAGGATTGGATTAATGGATCCTATTAAACGAGAGGCGAATGGGCATCGTTCTTACAATGAAGACGACCTCGAATGGATTACGATACTCCTACATCTACGGTCTACAGGGATGCCTATAAGTGAAATGCAGCGCTTTGCCAATTTAGTTCGAGATGGACATTCGACTATTTCGGAGCGTAGGGAGCTGCTGGAAGGTCATGAGCAGAAGCTTCAGCTACGGCTTAAAGAAATTAAAAGCACACTGAAAATCTTAGACAAAAAAATATCTCACTACAGAAATTTAGAGCAAGAGGAAAAGTGA